GGGGATACCTGCACGCCCGCATGACCGGAATTGCCGACACGAGCGTGACTCTGCGGCGGGCGCATTTTCGGATTGCGGATCAACCCGCTCGATGCGCCGCCCTCGCACGCCAGATCATCGCTGGAAAACTCCAGAATTGCCGAAATTCGCTGCTGCGCGGCGGACGCGAGAATGAATCCCCCGACGAACAGGCTCGGCTGAGCGCCGCTGCCGATGCACTGGCGAGGCAGATCGAGGATCTCGGCGCCTGGACGCCGGAACAACTCAGCGCACAGGGATCATTGGATCAATTGCGCGGCGCGGAGGGGATGGCCGCAGCGACATACTTTTCTGTGTTCAGCCTCCTGCTCAAGCAGCAGCGCGATTCGTTTGCTTTTGCAAATCGTTCTCGCCGTCCGCCGCGTGATCGAATCAATTGCTTGTTGAGTTTCCTTTACGCGATGGTCCGTCATGATCGCGTTGCGGCGCTCACATCGGCCGGACTCGATCCTTTTGTCGGATTCCTTCACGCGGAACGTCCGAATCGTCCAGCCCTGGCGCTCGATTTGATGGAGGAATTTCGTCCGTGGCTTGCGGATCGCCTTGCGATCACTCTGGTGAACCGCAAACAACTCGGTCCGGAGCACTTTCGGGAATGCGAAGGCGGCGCAGTGGAATTCACGGATGTTGGCAGGAAACATGTCATCCAGGCTTATCAAGTGCGAAAACAGGAAACGCTGCAGCACCCGCTGTTGGACCAGCAACTCAGGATCGGGCAACTTCCGTTTGTTCAGGCCAGGGTTCTGGCCAGGCATTTGCGCGGTGACATTCCGGATTACATTCCGCTTGTGCCTAAATGATCTTCTGTCTGCCGCGAACCTCACGCCCATGCTGATTCTCATCACTTATGATGTCTCAACGGCCGAGAAGGCCGGGATGAAGCGGCTTCGTCGCGTGGCGCGAGCCTGTGAGGACTACGGCGTGCGGGTGCAAAAAAGCGTCTTTGAATGCCAGGTTGGGCAAACGGAATGGGTGCAGTTGCGGGATCGGTTATTGAGGGAGATCAAGGCTGATGAAGATTCGTTGCGGTTTTATTATTTGGATGAAACAGCGAAGCAAAAGATCGAGCATCATGGAGTGGACAAGCCGATTGACCTCACTGAACCGCTTATTCTTTGAGAGCCTGTGTGAAGGCCAGCGCGAACCCCGAGTGCCGGGCGGAAGCCGGGAAGTTCGCGGAACGGTAAAATTGCGATTGATTTCGGGTTTTCTGATCTGTTCTTTGACAAACACATCAGCGGGCACTGATGTCATTTGTGAGGGTTCGCGGGATTGGGGATGTAAGTATTTGCGATTCAATCGGAAGAGCGGATCGCAGTCGCTCCGGGATCAAACCCGGAGCGCGGATTGAAACGACTAGATTGCTGAGCTTGTCACGCAAAGTGAAGGTCGCTCCGGGATCAAACCCGGAGCGCGGATTGAAACAAAATCGCGAGAGAACAGGTTCAGCATCGCGAGCGTCGCTCCGGGATCAAACCCGGAGCGCGGATTGAAACCTGAAGGAAGCTCGCTATTACAAAATTCCACACAGGTCGCTCCGGGATCAAACCCGGAGCGCGGATTGAAACACCAGAAGACCTCCGCTGGTCTGAAAAGGTAAGCGTCGCTCCGGGATCAAACCCGGAGCGCGGATTGAAACCCCGGCGATATGTCCTGTCAGGAGACCACTGCGCGTCGCTCCGGGATCAAACCCGGAGCGCGGATTGAAACGCTTTGTGTTCCTGTTCGGTGGTTGGGGAACCACTGGTCGCTCCGGGATCAAACCCGGAGCGCGGATTGAAACCTCTACGATACTGGTTCCAGGTTGATACAAACCAGTCGCTCCGGGATCAAACCCGGAGCGCGGATTGAAACATGGGATAAGAAATGAACATCAACACCCACTCCAGTCGCTCCGGGATCAAACCCGGAGCGCGGATTGAAACTAGGACTTGGAAAATGATCACCGTAGAAGTTGACGTCGCTCCGGGATCAAACCCGGAGCGCGGATTGAAACGCATACAAGCGACTGCACCGCAAGCTAACCGGGAGTCGCTCCGGGATCAAACCCGGAGCGCGGATTGAAACGTTCTCACTGCGGCACCTGCTCATGCTGTCGGCTAGTCGCTCCGGGATCAAACCCGGAGCGCGGATTGAAACCTTTTGGCGGCTCACAGTGTCACCCGTGACACTGAGTCGCTCCGGGATCAAACCCGGAGCGCGGATTGAAACTGGGAGAGTTCTCCCTTGCTGCGGTAACCGCCTTGTCGCTCCGGGATCAAACCCGGAGCGCGGATTGAAACGACAAGCCGCTTCGAGGTCTTGCGGAAGACATCGGGTCGCTCCGGGATCAAACCCGGAGCGCGGATTGAAACTGGAGCGGGCGGTTCGGCTTCGACAGGTGCGGGGGTCGCTCCGGGATCAAACCCGGAGCGCGGATTGAAACAGGACATGACCATCGCGCACCAGTCCGGCGTGGAGGTCGCTCCGGGATCAAACCCGGAGCGCGGATTGAAACTCAAGTGCGTCCGCGATGACCTCGGCCTCTCTTCGTCGCTCCGGGATCAAACCCGGAGCGCGGATTGAAACGGCATGTGGATGTCCACCCCACGCTCTTGGCCTGGCGTCGCTCCGGGATCAAACCCGGAGCGCGGATTGAAACTGGCAGGAGGACGCCGGCCCAGCGAACTGCCAGCGCGTCGCTCCGGGATCAAACCCGGAGCGCGGATTGAAACAGTTTGGCGATGTAAATCAAGCAACCCAGCCCAAGTCGCTCCGGGATCAAACCCGGAGCGCGGATTGAAACGGGACGAGGCGCAGGCGTGTGTCCCCGGTCCCAAAGTCGCTCCGGGATCAAACCCGGAGCGCGGATTGAAACGGTCATCTCCCGCGTGGTCACAATCCTGGAATCGTCGCTCCGGGATCAAACCCGGAGCGCGGATTGAAACCGGCAGGATTAGTCAGGCATCCCGACACGTTGAAGTCGCTCCGGGATCAAACCCGGAGCGCGGATTGAAACGCCCATTCCGCATCGCACAACGCCGAACTGGTCGCGTCGCTCCGGGATCAAACCCGGAGCGCGGATTGAAACACGCCCGATACTGGAACAAAGTTTGACCCGCTGTGTCGCTCCGGGATCAAACCCGGAGCGCGGATTGAAACGACGACAGAAGCGCGCGAACTTCGTTTTCACGCCGGTCGCTCCGGGATCAAACCCGGAGCGCGGATTGAAACCGGGGGGCCCTGCGGATGTGCAAAGCGAAAGCGATGTCGCTCCGGGATCAAACAACGGCTGATTCATCTGGTTTTGGGAATGGGCTGGCGTAGCCTGCTGATGGGCGGGCTTTGAATTAACCCATGAGAGTCGGCGTGCCGTTGGATTGGATAACCTGTTCGGCGCCCGGCACTCTCGAGGGTCGTATGTGGT
The sequence above is a segment of the Verrucomicrobiia bacterium genome. Coding sequences within it:
- the cas1c gene encoding type I-C CRISPR-associated endonuclease Cas1c, with protein sequence MPEVIQNTLYLTTNSTFVSRDHLTLLVEVPVYPPELEPEQRVREKAIDWRKLSIPIHHLESLCAFGQVTVTPPALDLCWEHGVAVHFLNEWGYLHARMTGIADTSVTLRRAHFRIADQPARCAALARQIIAGKLQNCRNSLLRGGRENESPDEQARLSAAADALARQIEDLGAWTPEQLSAQGSLDQLRGAEGMAAATYFSVFSLLLKQQRDSFAFANRSRRPPRDRINCLLSFLYAMVRHDRVAALTSAGLDPFVGFLHAERPNRPALALDLMEEFRPWLADRLAITLVNRKQLGPEHFRECEGGAVEFTDVGRKHVIQAYQVRKQETLQHPLLDQQLRIGQLPFVQARVLARHLRGDIPDYIPLVPK
- the cas2 gene encoding CRISPR-associated endonuclease Cas2; translation: MLILITYDVSTAEKAGMKRLRRVARACEDYGVRVQKSVFECQVGQTEWVQLRDRLLREIKADEDSLRFYYLDETAKQKIEHHGVDKPIDLTEPLIL